A genomic region of Carassius carassius chromosome 27, fCarCar2.1, whole genome shotgun sequence contains the following coding sequences:
- the jdp2b gene encoding jun dimerization protein 2: MMPGQIPDLLMTAGSLPSVGPLAGIPATTLTDQLKLAELYSLGAVLSPLILNRHAKRPFDVIKGEAGDDEERRKRRREKNKVAAARCRNRKKERTDFLQQESERLETLNSELKSQIEELKSERQQLIVMLNLHRPTCIVRTDSVKSPESDQHEEQSD; this comes from the exons ATGATGCCTGGTCAAATCCCTGATCTGCTGATGACAGCCGGTTCTCTGCCCAGCGTCGGTCCTCTGGCTGGCATTCCCGCCACCACCCTGACAGACCAGCTAAAACTAGCAGAGCTCTACAGCCTCGGTGCGGTTCTGTCTCCTCTCATCCTGAACAGACACGCCAAGAGACCGTTCGACGTCATCAAGGGTGAG GCAGGTGATGATGAAGAACGCAGGAAAAGAAGGCGAGAGAAAAATAAAGTTGCAGCCGCTCGCTGTCGAaacagaaagaaggaaagaacagACTTTCTCCAGCAG GAGTCTGAACGCTTGGAGACGCTGAACTCGGAGCTGAAGTCTCAGATCGAGGAGCTGAAATCTGAAAGACAGCAGCTGATCGTGATGCTCAACCTCCACCGGCCCACCTGCATCGTCCGCACAGACAGCGTGAAGAGCCCCGAGAGCGACCAGCATGAAGAGCAGTCCGACTGa